A stretch of DNA from Fusobacterium mortiferum ATCC 9817:
TTCATCTATAATAGGCTCATGGATCCCATTCAACACTTTATAATCTTTATGAAGAATTTTTTTCTTATTAATTATTTCAACAGAATGGAATTTTAATTTTCCAATGTAGACGGGATTTTCTAATAATCTTCTAACCTTTTTTACTTCATATCCAAAAAAATTAGCAATGGATTGTCTGGTTTTTCCATCAAGAAAAAGTTTAAAAATAGTTTTAACCTTTTCTGCATCCTCTGGAACTATTACCAGCTCTTTATTAACTAATTTATATCCCAAGGGAGCTGGGCCTCCAGTCCATCTCCCTTGCTCTGCTAATTCAGTCATTCTGTCCTTACTTCTTTTAGCTGTTTTCCTTCCCTCTCTAGCATCTAATAAATTTAAAAGATTAGTCAGAAAGGTATCATCAGCATCTTGTAAGTCTAACCAACCATGTGTAACAGTATAAACTTTAACATTATGAACTCTTAATAATCCATAAAATATATGATGCTCCAATTCATCTCTTGTAAGCCTAGAACTTTCATACAATACTAAAGTATCAACTAAATTATTTTGGATATCTTCTTTTAATTTACTATATTGTTCTCTGTCTTTATTGTACCCAGATGCTACATCATAATAAACTTTTATATTTTGAAGATTTATTTTTTTAGCAGCTTTTTTACACATATCTATAAGACTTTGTATATTTTGCTTTTCTGTACTTTCCCTGCAATAAATAGCTGAAATTTTAGCAGGAGAAGAAAAACTATTCGACATTTAATTCTTCTTTAGCTGCTTGTAATAATAGTCTTAAGATAGTATTTTTCTCTTCAGGTGTTATATTTTCATTTCTAATAATAGTATCCATATTTACCTCCAGTATTAAAAGAAGAGGGAAAATCCCTCTTCAAATAACTTATTTTTATTTTTAGTATTCTTCTTCATCTTCCCAGTCATCTTCAAACTCTTCTTCATCCTCGTCATAGATTATTTTTATACCAAGGATTTTATCGTTGTTCTTAGTAACATAAACTCCATATCTTCCATCACCCCATCCAGTACTAGTAATGAAAGAGTTTTCTCTAAAACATATAGTATCGGTATCTTGGGAGAATAACTCGCATATTTCTTTATAATATTTATCTTCCCATTTTTTTTCATTCCTATTTTTACATCTTCTCATCTCTTCATGTAAGCTATAATTAATCACTCCAGCTATGGCAGCATCAACACAAATAAATCCTTCCTGTAGCCACAAGTAACCTTCTTGTTCATAAATTGATAAGCTTTCATGTAAAATTATTGCTTCTTTTACTCTATTTTCTTTGTTATAAAGAACACAACATTTATAATCTCCAGCTTGAACATTCTCTAAAAGTACTATTCCTCTTTGATTTGGTTCATAGCAGTAGCAAGGGTCTGTTACCACAACCTTGTCCTCTAATTTTAATTTAGTTATAAATTCCATAATGTCCTCCTTATTGGCTCTCTAGCCTTGTATTTCTTAGGTTGTGTGTATATTACCTTACTATTCCTTTAATTACAAGTTATTTCTCAACTTTTTATTCAATTTCCAATGTCCTTTTTTATTTAATCGTAAATTCTTTCCTCCAGCTTGATAGCATAAACTCTAACAGGAGCAGCTCCAAATTCATCATGTTGGATAGTTTTAACTTCATAACTAGCCCACTTAAATTTTAAAATTTTGTTTTTTTCATCTTTCCTTGGGTATCCTAGAGTAATATGAACTTCGTCATATTCCTTTAGGAGTCTTTTTCCCCAATATTTTTTTACTAACCGATATTCTTCAGTTTTAGTACCTTGTTTTATTTCGTTGAAATATTGTTCTTTAACTGCTAGTTTTAAAATTCTCATTTAATCAACCTCAAAAAACTCTTTTACTAAATCTTCATTTTCATAAACATTTCCAATAATTTCCATAGAAAGACAATCATGTTTACCAAGATGATTACATACTATTGGATAAGTATTAGTTCCATCTTCTCTTTCAAAATAAAATCCATTTATCTCTACAACAGGAGCTCCATACATTAAATCTAATAACTTCTCTAAATTATTTTCTAAATCTAATTCTGGTAATAATTTTCTTTTTACTTTTCCATATTTACAAATAACTACAACTGTCTCTTCATTTTCTGTTTCTATTTTTAAAATGTCTCCTTCATAAATACTTTTATAATTTTTATCTATCCAACCACTATCTTGTCCTAATGATTTAGGATCTATTTTATTTGCAATTTTAACTCCTCTTGACATCCACCAATCCGAAAAATCATCAAAAACAATTAAATGTTCAGTATGTTTCTCATACCATTCTTCCTTCTCTGCTTCTGAAGGAAATATACAGGGAGTAGCATTAATATGTTTTATATAATAACCATAACACCATGTTTTTGAGTCTAAATCAAATCCCCTAAATTGTATATCTCTCATTATCTTTTACCTCCATTTTTTCTCTCCTTCTTAGTAATAGCAACTTCCAATTTAAATTCTTCCCAATCTTTATTTTTAATTATTATCCTATTTCTCTTAGCAAATATCCATTGCCCAGTTAGGAAATATATTGAAATATTATTATCGAATTTATATCCTTTTTTATTTTTTAAAATATATTTTTTATATTTTTCTAAATTATCCGAATTAAACTCCATTTTTATACCTCCTGAAAGATAACAGTTTTCCCATCTTCTCTATCCCTTCCATCACATTGTGGAATAATTCCAAGATCTTGTAGATAAAAACAGGGAATATTTTTAAATAAACATAAATCACATTCTATGTACCCCACTTCTTTTACATATATATTTTTATTTCCACAAGGAAAAGTTTCTCCTGGTTTCAAATTTTTAAAATCTTTATCATTCATTTATTTACCTCTTTTTTATTTTCTTTAGGTTCATACTTTACACAGGAATTTATTTCTATTTCATAAATGAATACTCCTCTTTGACCACAATATTCCTCATTGTAAGCAATGAAACAATGTTTACAGTTGATACAATTATTCATAGGTTATCTCCTTATTCATTTCCTAATTTTCTCCAATAGATTCCTTTTTCAAAGCAACCACATATCCCAGCTATATTGATTTCTTCATTGTATTTAATAGAATTCTTGTTTCCACACAATTTTAATTCTCCTATACATTCACAGTAGTAACAATTATTACAAACTTTTAAAATTTTATAATCATTCTTTCTCCCACTAAGAGCTCCTCTTTCATCATAACTTATACCTAATTCTAGTACTTGTATAAGTTCATCAAAACTACCTAATTTAAGATTGTGGCAGCGTTCTCGTATAAAAGTTACTTCTCCAATACTTAAATCTTTTAAATCAGTTACTCTATATTTCATACTGCGAATAAAATCATATGTGCTCTTTAATTCTTTTGAAACAAGCTTTCTTATACCTTTCGCTCCTTTATGACGCAAAAGGATTGAGTATTCCCCTTCCATAATTTCCTCCTTGGATAGTATTAATTCCCATTAAGTTTTAATTTGTTTTTATAATTTTCTTTATCTAACCAACTGTTACCAAAGTAAGCTTTTAAAAATTCATCGCTACGTTGTTTTTTAGGAGAACCATCATTAGTGGAAGCAACAGGAACTATAACTTGAGAATGTAGATATCTAACAGTAGTTCCCTCTAAAATTTGCGTAAGTTTCAAACGATGATGTTCAAACTCATCTTTTACTGCAAGGTATTCAGAATCTGTTGCATAGAAATAAAATCTTAATCTAGATTTATTTTTCATACGATAAATACCTAAATTAAAAGTATCTAAGATAGCATATAACAAATAAGTTTCATACTGGTTATCAACCTTTATATCAAAAAGTTCTTTCTGACTTTCTACATCATCTAAACCATATTTGTTTTTATATTCTATATATCTTTGATAAGCTAATTCCCTTTCACTAGGAGTAGTTCTATTATCTTCAGCAAGAGCTCTAAGCTTTCTTAATTTTTCTAATTTATTATTCATCTATTCCTCCAAGAGAGAGAAGAGGGAAGCTCCCTCTAAAATCTCCCATAAAATTTTATTTTATACCCTAAAAGTTTTTTTAATCTTGCTATCATACTAGTTAATCTCCTTTAAAGGTTTCATTTTTTTACTTCTAGCATAAGAAATTAAATCTGCATAAGCTTCTCCTCTTGTTTTTCTATATGGAAGTAAAGGAGATTTTACTCCATGAACTCTAAAATCATTTTTATAATCTGTTAACGTCTTAGCAAAATAAACTTTAAATTCACTTCCCCCTATCCCAGCACGGACAAAATAGATATATCCTTTTTCATCAATAAATGCTGATGAGTTGTTAAAATCATTATCACTAAACTCTTCAATTACAGGAGCTGGAGAAGTAGGTAATTTCAAATTATTTTGATTTTCATACTCCTTCTCTTTAGCGGATATATCTTTCTCCATTTCAGAAAGAAGTTTTTTCATAGCTTCAATCTCTTTTTTTGCCGAGCTAAGTTCAGCAGGAGAAGATGATTTTTTAATCTGTTTTTCAATACTTTTAATAGCTCCTAAAGATTTTTTAGAAATGCTGCCTTTGTATTCAACAGCTCTTTTAGGTTCTGCTGGAGAGAGAGCTAGTTCGATTAGCTCTCTTATATCCTCCATGTTTTTCACACCTTTTTCCATAATGTCTAATGCTAATTGAGGATCAACATCTTTATGAGTAAGAAGTCTAACAGCTACTCCAGAGAGAGAACTGATATAATCTTTCATATGCGGGGCTTGGATGTAGAGCTCATAAGTTTTTAAAAGCTCACTCACCTTATCTTTAGTGAAGCCAAGATGACTATACCAAGCCATGAAGCTACCCTCTTTAGCTTTTTGAAGTTTTATTTTAACTTCCACAAGTGCCATACAGATATCATATTTGGAAGAACTATATCTCTTAAAACTATTTGAAATAAGTTCCTCTTTTTTTTCAATGAAGGCTTTATCTTCTGCATTGATTTCGTAACTCTCGAAATCAAAAGTTGAATGCCATTCTACTTCCTGCATAGTATTTTTTAATTTATCAAACATAGCTAATTTATTTGACATCATAACACCTCCAGAACCTGTAAAAATAATTCTTGAAGTGTCACAGCATCTTTTGCTCTGTATTCCCAAATTGTTTTTCCTTCATCAATAGCTTTTGAAATGAAAGAACTTTGTTTTATAGGAACAGAAAGTAAAATATTTTGAGAAACAATCTTCTTTAAATTATCATAGTACTCTCTCTCAAGCTTGGTTCTCCCAGTACGATTTGGAATAATAGCTTTAACTTTACTTTTAGGGCTTATTTGCTCCATTAAAGTAATTATAGAACCTAAAGTTACTTGATCAAGGAAAGTTGGGATAACTACTTCATCTGCTAAGTCTATAAATTTTTTATCCAAGTTCAACACAGGTGTAGAATCAATGAAGATATAATCAAACTCTCCTTTTAAAACATTGATAAAACTCTCAAATCTTACTTCTAATTCCTCTGGAAGTACAGCCGAGTGAAATGGGATATAATAAAGGTTTTTTCTTAACTCTGTGAACCCACCATTACCACTTTTAAGCCATTCATCTAACCCTAGTGGAGTAAGACTACCATTACCACTAAAATCCAAAATATTATTTTGAGAATCAGAAGTAATTATTATAACCTTACTTCCATCAAGAGCAGCTTTATGTGCAAGTTGGAGAGTTATCCAACTTTTACCAACTCCACCTTTATTTGCTTTTACCAAAATTGTTTTACATCTATTTTTAAATTCTTCCATTATCCACCTCTACTAATTTAAATTTATTAGGATTATTTATTACTAATCTATAACCTTTTTGATAATCCAAACCGAAAGCTTCAGTATAAGTTTTTATATCTCTATATTCAAATCCAGTTTCTAAATCTATTACTTTTCTACAAACCCTAGGTCTTTTAACATATTTTTCTCTATAATCTAAGATATGATGAGCCAACTCAAGTTTATTAACTTTGTATTTATCTGCCAGATTAAAAAGAAAATCAATTTCATGATCATGAACATCTAATAAAAAACTATTCATAAAAGAAATTTCTTTAAAGAAATTATCTACAGTCATACTTACCACCTTCCATGTAATCAGCTGGAATGGGAGCTAAAATTCTCCCAGCAGCTAAGTCGCCTTGATGAAACATTTTTAGCTTCACTAAATCAAGGATTAATTTTCCAGCTAAGTCACCTTTGATAGAATTATATCTATCTGAATCAATTCCTAACTCATCACATAATTCATGAATTTTATTATAATTTTCTACAGAAATTTTTATTGACATTTAAGCTCCTTTTAAACTAGATAGATGACTCTTAAATTCAAATACAGTCATCTTAGACAACTTGCTTTTATTTTTGTTTAAAGTTTCTAAAGGGATATTTATTATTATTTTTTCAATTTCACTTCTCAATTCTTTATCTGAATAGATACCAGAAAAATATTTAAGCCATTTGATTTTAGCTTCCATATCCTCTGGAGCAGCAGGAGAAATTTCAGCTTTAATCTCCCAATTATCTCTCAAGGCTTGATAGACAGCACCATCATCCCATTTTTTTAACTGAGCTGTCATAAGAACGAGCTTTATTCTCTCCAAACCAACACTACCTTGTTCAACCAAAGTCATGATATTTTTACAAGTAGGAATACTTAAGCCATGACTTTGAAGTGCTGACTTGATTTGATAGATAGTATCTTTATCCAAATTATTCAAGTTAGAACTACTACTAATTTTTTTACTAACTTCCATTTGGTCTATCTTATTTACTTTATCTAACTTAGTAGTAGTTATTATATTTAAATTAGTATTCTTAATATTAGTATTCTTAGGGGTACATTTCATGCTACTACCCCTACCCACATTTGATGTAGGTACTGTACCCTCATTTGATGTAGTGGGTACATTAAATGTAGGTACATCAGATGTAGGTACTTCTACATTGTTGAGATAATAAAGATTTGAACTTCCTTTTCTTTTTTCTATCTCAATCAACCCTTTTTCTTCTAAGGATTTTATATATTTAACAACTGTTCTATTGTCTTTTACTCCTAATTCATCACAAAGAGTAGCTAATTTAGGAAAAGCATAATCATTGTTTCCAGCATGTCTTGCTAAGCAGATGTACAACATTTTTTCATACAGATTTAAATCTCTTCTATCTACTAAAGCATTATCTACCCAAAACCAATCTTTTTGTCTTCTATCTCTCATAACCTCTCCTTTCTACTCTTTCTTTTCTTTCAAGGCAATGCCTTCCAGTATAAATTTTGCTCTCTTTGCAAAATCCATATCAATATCTAAATTTACAAGTTCAATGGAGAATCTTTCTCCTCTTTCCATTATTTCTTTAACTAGATGGTCTTTAGCAGATTGCTCTCTAGTATAAGCTTTCATAGGAACACCGTCTGGATTGCATACTATATAGATAACTGAATCAAATATCTTAGTCATCTAAACCACCAGCCTTAACTAACTCTAAAGCTTTTTCTAGAGTAGTAGTCTTTCCATATTTTTTAATTAACATTTCTAATTGTTCGTAGCTTGTAACCATATTTTTTTACCTCCAATAAAGTTTGATAAAAAAATTTGATTTATTATATAAAGTATGCTAGACTTAATACATAAGCGGCATATAGCAGAGTGATGTCAATCCTCATTTTTCTTAGGTTATGTTATGTGTCCATTTAGAAGAGCAACGTGCGGGTTGCTCTTTTTTTATTACTACTCTTCAACATCTTTATAAATTCTACCAAGTTCAAAGTAATCGCTTTTCACTTCATCAACAGCAGCTAGAAATTCAGCAGTAATATCAAACAAAGCTTTAAATAGTTGAATATCTCCTTTGTGTGAATGCATTAATTCACATAGACTTTGATTGACCTGTTCAACTCTTTCAGAAGAGCTTAATTTTAAAATTTTCTCTTCCTCAGCTTTTTTAATTGTTGCAAAAATTTTTCTATTCATAACATCCTCCTAAGTAATTTGTTAGCACCCCCCCTTCCTGTAAAATTTTCCTGCTATTTTTATATAATTTTTCAAATTTTTATTTAATTTTTAAGAATTAAATTTTAAATTTATAAAATTATAATATAATTCCTTAAACATATAATACAATGTTATAACCAAATTGTCAAATTAAATTTTAATTCTATAACCACAAATTTTAAATTTGATTAAATATATATTTATGTTATAATTAGTAAAAAAGGAGGTTTCCAATGTTAAAATCAAAGTTAAGACATTTAATGGCAGATAAAAAAATAAATTCCTTATCAGCTTTAATTAGAGATTCCAAAATTAGTAGAGAAACTTTAAATAAGTTGTACCATGAAGAAAAAATGGAAACTCTAAAGTTAGAAATGATAGTAAAAATTTGTGAATATTTTAATTGCAATATCCAAGACTTAATAGAGTATATCCCAGATGAAGAAACTTTACAGAACTAATCTACTCAAGAGAGCATCCTAGACCGACCCGCCAAAGTCTTTTTAATTCTAGGACACTCTATTCAGTAGATTATGCTATTGAATAAATATTTTTTATAAGGGGAGATTTTTTATGAAAAAAATCGCGTTGTTTATTTGGTTTATTTGTTTATTATTAGGATGTGGAGATGAAGAGAGAAAATCTCAAGTACCTGATACTAAAATAGTTATTCCATATGACTATTATCAGGAAAGAGCTAATTCAGTAAAATTACAAGGTATAGTTTCTCTAAATCTATTTGAAAATAATCTTCCTACAGAAGAGCAATTAAAAAATATTGCAGAAGACTTAATTATGAAGAATCCAGACTATGAAAATTATTTTTTTACATTCAAATTTCCATTTACTCAAAAAAGACCTGAGAAAGATGCTAATAATTTTCAGTTGTATTACAATATTAATAAATTAGGAAAAAATGATTTTGAAATTCAAGCTCTATATCCTCAAATGAAATATTATAATTTAACTTTGAGTAAAAATATTATTGGTAAATTAGGTATTAATCAAATTTCAAATATAACTCCAATAAAAGTTGGAACTTCATTAAATGAGATATTTTCTAAATTAGGAAATCCTTCAGAAAAAAAGGATAATACTTATATTTATTATATTGTCAATAATAGAAATCAAACTTTTGGAACTCTTTATTTAGAAGAAAATGATAGTAAGATTTCTAATGTCGCATTTTATTCAAACAATTTAAACTTTGATGAAAACCAGTTATCTCAAATAGAAAAATATATAGTAGGAGATATCTCATTATCAGACTTGAAAATAAAGGAGATAGATGACATATATCCATTTAGTATTTCAATTAAACAATTTCCAGAAAGATTAAATTATTCTCGTTTAAGTATGGGAGATATAGATAATGTGGATTATTTAGAAAAAGTTAATAAAACAACTGTTGATTTTATAATCCCAGCAAAACAAAAAAATTATGTTAAGTATACTTTTGATATTAAAAGTCAAAATTTATCAAAAGTTACAATAGTATCAGAAGATAATACAGATGAAAATTATGAAAAATTCTTATCTGATATGAGTAGAGCTTTTCTTGTTTTGGATCCAGAATGTAATTTCCTCAGAATAAATAGTACAATATTAAGTAAATTAAATTTTCTTTATGATAATTTTGTTAATTCTAAAAACTATAAGGCTTCTATTCTTATGGGAAAATATAAAATTGATTTACAAAAAAATAAAGCTAAAGTAATTCTAAATATTTCCGAAAATAAAGATTAAGCATTCATTTCTTAGCTATAATTATGGCTAAGAAATGCAAGTATAAAAATTCCAAAATAAGTTAATAAGGATACAATTGAGTAAAAATATACAAAAATAATAATAAATTGAATAAACTTTGCTAATTGAGCAAGGTTTATTTTTTGGATAATAAATAATCTAGGATAATAACAACTATTATTTGGTAAATAATTTGCTCAAATGTAGTAAAAATAAAATAATTCAAATAATCTTTATTCATAATAAACTCCTTGTGAATTTTGGTTAATAAAGTTCATAACTCTGCTTATATAAAAACTTGTTAATTTAGCCTGAGTAGAATAATAATTATTTTTTAATTTTATTCCCTTTTGTTTCTTTATACGTTTTTTAGAAATACAGGAATATTTATATTTTATTATTCTTTTTTTATAAATTATTAGACACTTAGCTACTGCTATTTGAAAATCCCAAAATGTTTCTATATTTTTCCTATTATAAAATTTTCTCTTGTCCTCTTTTACTTCATTTAAAAAAGAAATGCTATTTTTTAAAACTATTTTTTTAGTTCTATCTAAAATTAATAGCTCTCTATTTTTATTTCTATTTTTTTTCATATATCCTCCACTTAAAGAAATATAATACTATTTATTTTTGATTAAAAAAATTTTTTAAAATATCTCTAATAGCAAAAAATCTACTGGATACCATGATATTAGAAATTTTTTTAGGAATGAGAATAACTTCATCATCTTTAATAGTGCAGATTTTAACTATTCTATTATCATTTAAAAATGTAATAGTTGTAGTTTCTACTCTATGTACATTAGCTGGAGTTAATCCCTTAAAATTATTTAACTTTCTTACTAAGGATTTTCTAATCCATTTTTTCATAAAACACCACCTTTTTAATATTTGAGTAATCTACTCAAGAGAGCATCCTAGACCGACCGCCAAGTCTTATTTAACTCTAGGACACTCTATTCAGTAGATTAATCACAATTTGACTTTTTGTCAAAAACTTGCTATAATTTAATTACCTAGAACCCGTATGGGTACTTAAATGTTTGTTTGATTAAGCTTAGAATATTAGCCCTAATAATTTATTGGGGCTTTTATTCTGCCCTTAAGCAAGGTAGACAAACAAATATTTAAGGAGGTACAGAAATGACTGTAACAATTGAGCAGCTGACTATCATCTTTGATGGTGGAGCAATTCTTCTAGGTGGATTGCTTCTCATCATTGTGATATGGTTGATTAAAAAGTACAGATAATTCTGACCTCATACCCTACGGGGTATTTTTTTATTTAAAAATTGCTAATTAGCATTTTATTAATTTAATAATAACACTAAAAAAGTTAATTTGCAATATAAAAATAAAAAAAGTTGCTAAAAAGCTATTTTTTTTATTAATATTGAGGTATACTATAATTAAGCAGAAAAGAAAGGGAGTGGTTATTATGAAACTTTCAGAGGAAGATATTAAGAAGTTGGGAATATTTTTACAAAATAAACGTAGAAGTCTTAGTTTTACTTTAGATGATGTCAAAGAAAAATTAGAAGAATTAGGACAAAATGTAAATACAAGTGATATTTTAAGACTGGAAAAGGGAGAAAGAAAAACCCCAAATGCTATCTTACTAAAAAACTTATGCAAAATATATGGGGTTGATGTTATAAGATTATTTCAAGACATAGGATACTTAGATTTAGAAAAACAACTAAAAAAGAAAGTTAAAATTTATAGTGAATTAACAATAGCTTTTACAAATCCAGAGAGATATATAGAAGAAATAGATTTAAATTTTAATAGAGAAATCATTGGAATAAAAAATGATAATATTACAATTTTAATTGAAAAATATAGACTTGTAGAAAATAATCAAAGTGGAGTATATAAAATAAATGGAGAATATTGTATAAAAAAGAAAAGTATGATAAATCCAACGGAATATATTTTATTAGGAAAAGAATCTGAACCCCCAATTTTTGTTAATCTAGAAGAAAATATTAGAGAGTGTGGAACAGTTATTGGGAAAATTATTTTGGAATAAGACTTGATTTATTTTTTATTTTATGATATTTTATAGAAAATGATATTGCTTTCACATTTTATTTAGTGAAAGCTTTTTTTTAAAGAAAAAATTGCTAATTAGCTTTTTTTATAAAATAAAAGTAAAGGAGTGAAAAATGGATAAAGAAGAATTAGCAAAAGAAAAGTGGAAAGAAATCAAAAAAAAATTAATTGATAAAGATCTTAAATTTGGAGAGTTAGCTGAAAAGATAGGATATACTCCATGGGGATTAAGAAATGCTATCAATAATTTACAACCTAAAGTTTTGGACAGTATTGAAAAAATTTTAATCTAAAAAAAGCTAATTGGCAATAAAATGAAGAGGAGAGTATATGGAAATTGAAAAAATTAAATTTGTTATAATTGTTTACAACTCTCAAATTAAATATAATAATGAATTTTTTGAAGAAGTTCTTAATAAAGAAACAACATCAACCTGGAAAAAAGCTATAAGCATTGCAGAAAAAATGAAAAGAAAATTTTCTAAAAAAGATTATCCACAAAGAAAAATAGTTATAAAAGAAAGATATAAAGAAGGATGGAAAGTAGTATCAACAAGAACTTGATATTGGAGTGAAACTTACTAGTCTTTCCCCATCTTATCCAGTCTTAATAAAATAAAAATATCTAGTAAGTTTCACTTGAATATTAAATGAAACTCATTATTAAATCTTTTTTTAATCTAAAAAACTCCTGAATTTAAATTAAGAATAAATAAAAATTAGCTGCTGCACACTGCATAATAATGAGTTTCATCTAGTATTTAATAAAAGCGAGGTAAAAAATGGTAGGGCTAGACAGGGCGGCAGTCTGGGTGCAACTGGAAGTGGAAGCTGACCTTGTCATATTGGGAATCCAAAAAAGATTTGCTGATGTCAAACCTAAAAAACTTGCAGGGAATACTCAGACTTTTAAATTAAATGAAAATAA
This window harbors:
- a CDS encoding recombinase family protein, with protein sequence MSNSFSSPAKISAIYCRESTEKQNIQSLIDMCKKAAKKINLQNIKVYYDVASGYNKDREQYSKLKEDIQNNLVDTLVLYESSRLTRDELEHHIFYGLLRVHNVKVYTVTHGWLDLQDADDTFLTNLLNLLDAREGRKTAKRSKDRMTELAEQGRWTGGPAPLGYKLVNKELVIVPEDAEKVKTIFKLFLDGKTRQSIANFFGYEVKKVRRLLENPVYIGKLKFHSVEIINKKKILHKDYKVLNGIHEPIIDESTFSLVQGKLKNIKVERNTDVYIFKDLIKCTCGRKMYRVVNKYNYLKKSTNEISRKTENLYYCRTSDKYKSLGCGAIGIHEEELFEEVMASLKKIIFSLEVENIDTKFDDYQSQLVLYKKELASLSGKEELLARQLLNSLISEEVFEKLMKELKEKKAFPEEKIKNLTTLITNKKNTNKNSEILKKYFFKLEKEKAPEKINNFLKLIIDEIEMVNDYRFYIHLKF
- a CDS encoding DUF4241 domain-containing protein is translated as MEFITKLKLEDKVVVTDPCYCYEPNQRGIVLLENVQAGDYKCCVLYNKENRVKEAIILHESLSIYEQEGYLWLQEGFICVDAAIAGVINYSLHEEMRRCKNRNEKKWEDKYYKEICELFSQDTDTICFRENSFITSTGWGDGRYGVYVTKNNDKILGIKIIYDEDEEEFEDDWEDEEEY
- a CDS encoding YopX family protein, with the protein product MRDIQFRGFDLDSKTWCYGYYIKHINATPCIFPSEAEKEEWYEKHTEHLIVFDDFSDWWMSRGVKIANKIDPKSLGQDSGWIDKNYKSIYEGDILKIETENEETVVVICKYGKVKRKLLPELDLENNLEKLLDLMYGAPVVEINGFYFEREDGTNTYPIVCNHLGKHDCLSMEIIGNVYENEDLVKEFFEVD
- a CDS encoding DUF2786 domain-containing protein gives rise to the protein MNNKLEKLRKLRALAEDNRTTPSERELAYQRYIEYKNKYGLDDVESQKELFDIKVDNQYETYLLYAILDTFNLGIYRMKNKSRLRFYFYATDSEYLAVKDEFEHHRLKLTQILEGTTVRYLHSQVIVPVASTNDGSPKKQRSDEFLKAYFGNSWLDKENYKNKLKLNGN
- a CDS encoding ParA family protein — protein: MEEFKNRCKTILVKANKGGVGKSWITLQLAHKAALDGSKVIIITSDSQNNILDFSGNGSLTPLGLDEWLKSGNGGFTELRKNLYYIPFHSAVLPEELEVRFESFINVLKGEFDYIFIDSTPVLNLDKKFIDLADEVVIPTFLDQVTLGSIITLMEQISPKSKVKAIIPNRTGRTKLEREYYDNLKKIVSQNILLSVPIKQSSFISKAIDEGKTIWEYRAKDAVTLQELFLQVLEVL
- a CDS encoding helix-turn-helix domain-containing protein, with amino-acid sequence MRDRRQKDWFWVDNALVDRRDLNLYEKMLYICLARHAGNNDYAFPKLATLCDELGVKDNRTVVKYIKSLEEKGLIEIEKRKGSSNLYYLNNVEVPTSDVPTFNVPTTSNEGTVPTSNVGRGSSMKCTPKNTNIKNTNLNIITTTKLDKVNKIDQMEVSKKISSSSNLNNLDKDTIYQIKSALQSHGLSIPTCKNIMTLVEQGSVGLERIKLVLMTAQLKKWDDGAVYQALRDNWEIKAEISPAAPEDMEAKIKWLKYFSGIYSDKELRSEIEKIIINIPLETLNKNKSKLSKMTVFEFKSHLSSLKGA
- a CDS encoding helix-turn-helix domain-containing protein, with translation MLKSKLRHLMADKKINSLSALIRDSKISRETLNKLYHEEKMETLKLEMIVKICEYFNCNIQDLIEYIPDEETLQN